Proteins encoded within one genomic window of Nitrospina gracilis 3/211:
- a CDS encoding tetratricopeptide repeat protein — MKRLKFWIGTAGLLTAFALQASPAFATWPSIEIALWDPHFAKQDRQDKEYLKVLEHAEKNEFAEALPLTEKLIKERPNKGTPLILKSLLLYELGRYREAHQTLLRGRGIQPRHPAIHYANCEVYRMLGVVDLSKRGCGIAVNQHQKLPEAHYEYALTLAANGEMNEANLELELAAELDPKSPVYPHERGMNHFYLNDLPAAEKAFLKAIEIDPKHLDALYQLGYLYAVRGELEKSQSYLERLYEMRTNHPKVESARKLIEMIKTDRVDELPKTVIPHQYHMSRSRSLYQSGEYGLALFEIQTAARLNPKDKPTQEILVGLASLLLRLELTEISIETMMANIDSDPILQAKSYQEMGDLYALRGNMKGARKFYQKAMELGDPDNLAKTSLSELPPNDHSIPNALDPDELFFLPAEALNRRGELFSHYGMHKRALAVYSMVLRMAPNHLMAKLNTAATHYNTGEYGRAISMLEK, encoded by the coding sequence TTGAAACGCTTGAAATTCTGGATTGGAACAGCAGGCCTGCTCACGGCTTTCGCCCTGCAGGCCTCACCCGCTTTCGCAACTTGGCCGAGCATCGAAATCGCCCTGTGGGACCCACACTTCGCCAAGCAGGACCGACAGGACAAGGAGTATCTAAAAGTGCTGGAGCATGCAGAGAAAAATGAGTTCGCCGAGGCACTGCCCCTGACGGAGAAACTCATTAAAGAACGGCCCAACAAAGGCACACCGTTGATCTTGAAATCGCTTCTCCTGTACGAACTGGGCCGTTATCGCGAAGCACACCAAACGCTGTTGAGGGGACGCGGTATCCAACCCCGTCACCCGGCCATCCATTACGCCAACTGCGAGGTTTACCGCATGCTGGGTGTGGTCGATCTTTCCAAGCGCGGGTGCGGCATCGCCGTCAACCAGCACCAGAAACTGCCGGAGGCTCATTACGAATACGCCCTCACGCTGGCGGCGAACGGGGAGATGAACGAAGCCAACCTGGAACTCGAACTGGCCGCGGAGCTGGATCCCAAATCCCCCGTTTACCCACATGAAAGGGGTATGAATCATTTTTACCTGAACGACCTTCCCGCCGCTGAAAAGGCGTTTCTCAAAGCCATCGAAATCGACCCAAAACACCTGGATGCTCTGTATCAATTGGGATACTTGTACGCGGTGCGCGGAGAACTTGAAAAGTCGCAGTCGTATCTCGAGCGTCTTTATGAAATGCGGACCAACCACCCGAAGGTGGAATCAGCACGAAAATTAATTGAAATGATCAAGACCGATCGCGTCGATGAACTGCCGAAAACGGTGATTCCTCACCAGTATCACATGAGTCGGTCACGTTCCCTCTACCAGTCGGGCGAATATGGGCTGGCTCTGTTTGAAATCCAGACCGCCGCACGGTTGAATCCGAAGGACAAACCCACTCAGGAAATCCTGGTAGGTCTCGCCAGCCTCCTTCTCCGGCTTGAATTGACCGAAATCTCCATCGAAACCATGATGGCCAACATCGACAGCGACCCCATTTTGCAAGCCAAGTCTTACCAGGAGATGGGGGATTTGTATGCCCTGCGCGGCAACATGAAAGGTGCACGGAAGTTTTACCAGAAAGCCATGGAGTTGGGGGACCCGGACAACCTGGCCAAAACCAGCCTTTCGGAGTTACCGCCCAACGACCACAGCATCCCCAACGCCCTGGATCCGGATGAGTTGTTTTTTCTTCCTGCGGAAGCGTTGAACCGTCGTGGCGAATTGTTTTCTCATTATGGAATGCACAAACGGGCCCTGGCCGTGTACTCCATGGTGTTGCGCATGGCTCCAAACCACCTGATGGCAAAGCTCAACACCGCCGCCACCCACTACAACACCGGGGAGTACGGCCGCGCCATCTCCATGCTGGAAAAA
- the bcp gene encoding thioredoxin-dependent thiol peroxidase: protein MIKEGSKAPDFTAPDQKGNKVKLSSFRGKKNVVLYFYPKDMTPGCTTEACDFRDLHQKFKNTQVLGVSVDSPERHQKFIEKYDLPFTLISDEDKKVVQKYGVWQEKKLYGKTFMGIVRSTFLIDKEGVVRKIWPKVKVKGHAEEVLESLKELK, encoded by the coding sequence ATGATCAAAGAAGGCAGCAAAGCGCCCGATTTCACGGCTCCCGATCAAAAAGGCAACAAGGTCAAGCTGAGTTCCTTCCGAGGCAAAAAGAACGTTGTTCTTTATTTCTACCCCAAAGACATGACCCCGGGTTGCACCACGGAGGCCTGCGATTTCAGGGACCTCCACCAAAAATTCAAAAACACGCAGGTGCTTGGCGTCAGCGTCGACTCCCCGGAACGCCACCAGAAATTCATCGAAAAATACGACCTGCCCTTCACCCTCATCAGCGACGAGGACAAGAAGGTTGTGCAGAAATACGGAGTGTGGCAAGAAAAGAAACTCTATGGCAAGACTTTCATGGGCATCGTGCGCAGTACCTTCCTGATTGACAAAGAGGGCGTCGTACGGAAAATCTGGCCCAAAGTGAAAGTCAAGGGCCACGCCGAAGAAGTTCTGGAATCTCTCAAGGAATTGAAGTAG
- a CDS encoding aminopeptidase P family protein produces MMQRDGKKIYSGIFRDGGAGAYAKRRFRERRKKLMDAENMLMVLTGVPYGPGQETLWTYAFVPTYQEPSLMYLTGVNQTEVIFLLDPHSKESDEILFVKRKDPSKEFWDGIRFGVGDPKSVNEAKRVTGVKDVRDIDDFEAVFKERFLKQPEKKVGAFWLEGIRNGKRTTIKSDHNWNFKQQVERMLRKWKAPKGALHNIMETHFDLRLPLDKYDVENTLKANRLTAAAFKETLARFRGFKTEYEIQGFIEGQMLMRSPYGLSFPSIIASGHNATVLHYVKNDDPVKKQEMVLLDFGVRWMTMHADISRTVPASGKYNPLQKLLYEIVLKAQLEVEKQACAGRTIQELNELCWDTVNYYLKKDFLDEGGKCKLKYKERPHGVSHLIGEQEHDGDPFRNYAVQPMKPGWLISNEPGLYGQFKIRLNGKSFDQEIGIRIEDNLLITEKGCRNLSQSVPKRVAEIEKLMKGNK; encoded by the coding sequence ATGATGCAGAGAGACGGTAAAAAAATCTATTCCGGCATTTTTCGCGACGGCGGCGCGGGGGCATACGCCAAGCGCCGCTTCCGGGAGCGCCGTAAAAAATTGATGGATGCGGAAAACATGTTGATGGTGTTGACGGGCGTTCCATATGGTCCGGGCCAGGAAACGCTCTGGACGTACGCCTTCGTGCCGACTTACCAGGAACCCAGCCTCATGTACCTGACCGGCGTCAACCAGACGGAAGTGATCTTTTTGCTCGATCCCCATTCGAAGGAATCGGATGAAATCCTGTTTGTGAAGAGAAAGGACCCGAGCAAGGAGTTTTGGGACGGCATCCGGTTTGGGGTGGGCGACCCGAAAAGTGTGAACGAGGCCAAACGTGTGACCGGGGTGAAAGATGTTCGGGATATCGACGATTTCGAAGCGGTATTCAAGGAGCGCTTTCTGAAGCAACCGGAGAAAAAAGTCGGCGCGTTCTGGCTGGAAGGCATCCGCAACGGCAAGCGGACCACCATCAAGTCCGACCACAACTGGAATTTCAAACAACAGGTCGAGCGCATGTTGCGCAAATGGAAGGCGCCCAAGGGGGCTCTGCACAATATTATGGAAACTCATTTCGATCTGCGCCTGCCGCTGGACAAGTACGATGTGGAGAACACGCTGAAGGCGAACCGCCTGACGGCGGCGGCGTTCAAGGAAACGCTGGCGCGATTCCGCGGGTTCAAAACCGAATACGAGATCCAGGGGTTCATCGAAGGACAGATGCTCATGCGGTCGCCGTACGGGTTGAGTTTTCCCTCCATCATCGCCTCCGGTCACAACGCCACCGTTCTACATTATGTGAAGAACGACGATCCGGTGAAGAAACAGGAGATGGTTCTATTGGATTTCGGCGTGCGCTGGATGACCATGCACGCGGATATCAGCAGAACCGTTCCCGCATCCGGAAAGTACAATCCGTTGCAGAAACTTCTTTACGAGATTGTGTTGAAAGCGCAGTTGGAAGTGGAGAAACAGGCATGTGCCGGACGGACCATCCAGGAACTCAACGAACTTTGCTGGGATACGGTAAATTATTACCTTAAAAAAGATTTCCTTGATGAGGGCGGAAAATGCAAACTCAAGTACAAGGAACGTCCACATGGGGTGAGCCATCTCATCGGCGAACAGGAGCACGACGGCGACCCGTTCCGCAATTATGCGGTGCAGCCCATGAAGCCGGGTTGGCTGATCAGCAACGAGCCCGGCCTGTATGGCCAGTTCAAGATCAGGTTGAATGGAAAAAGCTTTGATCAGGAAATCGGCATCCGCATTGAGGACAACCTGTTGATCACGGAAAAGGGATGCCGCAATCTGTCGCAGTCCGTGCCAAAGCGAGTTGCCGAGATCGAAAAGCTGATGAAGGGGAATAAGTGA
- a CDS encoding SOS response-associated peptidase: protein MCGRYSLTKSVKTLQEHFEAIPVGVTHQARYNIAPSQILPVVVAENGERQLRPMRWGLLPSWAKDEKLGHKLINARAETVHEKPSFKTAFRSTRCLVPADGFYEWKQDNGTKTPQYIFLQDGGLFAFAGLWSTWNGPKGPVDTFTIITTEANRQLQALHHRMPVILNPESYSDWLNASTSSQDLKTLLRPLAGNALGFHAVTTLVNSPKNDVADCRKPLTN from the coding sequence ATGTGCGGACGCTACAGCCTGACCAAATCGGTGAAAACCCTTCAAGAGCATTTTGAAGCCATCCCGGTGGGTGTGACTCACCAGGCGCGTTACAACATCGCACCCAGCCAGATTCTGCCCGTTGTTGTGGCTGAAAACGGGGAACGGCAACTGCGTCCCATGCGCTGGGGACTGTTACCCTCGTGGGCAAAGGACGAAAAGCTGGGACACAAGCTCATCAACGCGCGCGCCGAAACGGTGCACGAAAAGCCCAGCTTCAAAACCGCGTTCCGTTCCACCCGCTGTCTGGTTCCCGCCGACGGGTTTTACGAATGGAAACAGGACAACGGCACCAAAACGCCGCAATATATCTTTTTGCAGGACGGCGGCCTGTTTGCCTTTGCGGGATTGTGGTCCACCTGGAACGGCCCGAAAGGCCCGGTGGACACCTTCACCATCATCACGACGGAAGCCAACCGGCAATTGCAGGCCCTTCACCACCGCATGCCGGTGATCCTGAATCCGGAAAGCTACAGCGATTGGCTCAACGCATCCACTTCATCCCAGGACTTAAAAACGTTGTTGCGTCCGTTGGCCGGCAACGCACTCGGATTTCATGCGGTCACCACTCTGGTCAATTCACCGAAAAACGATGTCGCGGATTGCCGGAAACCGCTCACGAACTGA
- a CDS encoding methyltransferase domain-containing protein, whose protein sequence is MSEELEDLTGDGYTHADWQKHYDDNDMPWDLGEVAPPFVRLWEDGRVTKGRMIVPGCGQGHEVKFFAGNGMDVTAVDVAPGAVERLRTHLKNARVDARVVHSDFFSLNGEHDAHYDVFLEQTFFCAIHPDLRSSYVDVACRILKPGGLLIGLFYETGEKGGPPFNTTADDILHHFSERFSIRNLEKCEDSIEKRKGKEWLAILQRP, encoded by the coding sequence ATGAGCGAAGAACTGGAAGACTTGACCGGCGACGGCTACACGCACGCTGACTGGCAGAAGCATTACGACGACAACGACATGCCTTGGGACCTGGGCGAGGTCGCTCCTCCCTTCGTACGTTTGTGGGAAGACGGACGCGTGACGAAAGGTCGCATGATCGTTCCCGGATGCGGGCAGGGCCACGAGGTGAAGTTCTTTGCAGGGAACGGAATGGATGTGACGGCGGTGGATGTCGCCCCCGGCGCGGTGGAGCGACTCCGCACCCACCTGAAAAATGCCCGAGTGGACGCAAGGGTGGTGCACTCGGATTTTTTTTCGCTGAACGGGGAACACGATGCGCATTACGATGTGTTCCTGGAACAGACGTTCTTCTGCGCCATTCATCCCGATTTGCGCTCCAGTTATGTGGACGTTGCCTGCCGCATCCTGAAACCCGGCGGATTGCTGATCGGGTTGTTTTATGAGACTGGAGAAAAAGGCGGACCGCCGTTCAACACCACTGCGGACGACATTCTCCATCATTTCAGCGAACGGTTTTCCATCCGTAACCTGGAAAAGTGCGAAGATTCCATCGAAAAACGCAAGGGCAAGGAGTGGCTGGCGATACTGCAACGTCCGTGA
- a CDS encoding formylglycine-generating enzyme family protein, whose protein sequence is MDSVNARGSILILGMLCGLLGLLPLVPAAQAMDPLKALELLRQKKEFEEKELKRLSTMEKVPAGEFVMGRNGVNKNEAPAHKVYLDAFYIDVYEVTQLQYLEVMKENPSYFKDCSLCPVEKVRYFQAVSYCSKVGKRLPTEAEWEKAARGGTQTTYYWDKDLIDFYAWYGNNSGGRAQPVGQRKPNAFGLYDMTGNVWEWVSDWYSRDYYKTAPAKNPRGPDAGKLKSVRDGGWGGPPELQAHAYRDYKEPDTRYINVGFRCAKDAKS, encoded by the coding sequence GTGGATTCTGTGAACGCACGTGGATCGATATTGATACTGGGAATGCTGTGTGGCCTGTTGGGGCTCCTGCCGCTGGTTCCGGCGGCCCAGGCCATGGATCCCCTGAAAGCTTTGGAACTGCTTCGCCAGAAAAAAGAATTTGAAGAAAAAGAACTGAAAAGGCTTTCCACCATGGAAAAAGTTCCCGCCGGGGAGTTTGTGATGGGACGCAACGGCGTCAACAAAAACGAGGCTCCCGCGCACAAGGTGTATCTGGATGCGTTTTATATTGATGTTTACGAGGTGACGCAGCTGCAGTATCTGGAGGTGATGAAAGAGAACCCCAGTTATTTCAAGGATTGTTCACTGTGTCCGGTGGAGAAAGTGAGGTACTTCCAGGCCGTTTCCTATTGCAGCAAGGTGGGAAAGCGTCTTCCCACTGAGGCGGAATGGGAAAAAGCGGCGCGAGGCGGCACGCAGACCACGTATTACTGGGATAAGGATCTGATCGATTTTTACGCGTGGTACGGCAACAATTCCGGCGGGCGCGCCCAGCCGGTGGGCCAGCGCAAGCCCAATGCTTTCGGCCTATACGACATGACGGGCAATGTGTGGGAGTGGGTATCCGACTGGTACAGCCGCGACTATTACAAAACGGCTCCGGCGAAAAATCCGCGGGGTCCCGATGCGGGGAAGTTAAAGTCGGTGCGCGATGGCGGATGGGGCGGACCGCCGGAGTTGCAGGCGCACGCCTACCGCGATTACAAGGAGCCGGACACGCGCTATATCAACGTCGGCTTCCGCTGTGCAAAGGATGCCAAATCATGA